The Erigeron canadensis isolate Cc75 chromosome 4, C_canadensis_v1, whole genome shotgun sequence genome window below encodes:
- the LOC122595098 gene encoding alpha-glucan water dikinase 1, chloroplastic-like isoform X3 yields MSNSVGHGLLKPAVLEHKVKSSCKGNGGKNLLKGQANSQIRKLTSDFRGQRLTMRELALPRRRITSGFPQAVLATDAASELVKRFKLDGNIEMQVDVKVSSVALVEIKITNSGENLCLHWGGKQNRNEQWLLPSNRPEGTKVYDNQALRTPFVKSGSDSSLKVEIDDPAIEAIEFLVVDERHNKWYKDNGQNFYIKLPLVEKTVSYVRVPEELVQIQAYLRWERNGKQTYTPEQEKKEFEEARKEVQRELEKGNTLNDIQKKLTNGEVPKNVQKQQGKKVYSTPGRINRKKRDIMQLLKKPTPVTVKSMDIRPMILSSLQIFSKDIEEQSDTLVLNKKTYRIGDKELLVLVTNASGNTRVHLATELEGPLTLHWALSESGGEWLVPPTNLLPLGSISLDKAAETLFSAISVDGASNKQIQTFELEIMEGTFVGMPFVLRHGENWINNNDSDFYVELTESKKPMKDAGDGKGTAKVLLDKIASLESVAEQSFMHRFNIAADLVEEAQNADELGLAGMLVWMRFMATRQLIWNKHYCVKPREISQAQDRLIDKLQNVYRSYPQYSELLRMIMSSIGRGGDGDVGQRIRDEILVIQRKNNCKGGMMEEWHQKLHNNTSPDDVVICQALIDYIESDFDMSVYWNTLNTNGITKERLLSYDRAIHHEPNFSGDQKEGLLRDLGHYMRTLKAVHSGADLESAISNCMGYRTEGKGFMVGVNINPISGLPSGFPELLQFVLEHVEDKNVEPLLEGLLEAREELKPALSSSNDRLKDLLFVDISLDSTVRTAIERSYEELKDAKPDKIMYLITLLLENLILSSDNNEDLIYCWKGWNRALTMVKNGDNDWALFAKSVLDRTRLALATKGELYHQLLQPSAEYLGALLDLDQSAVSIFTEEMIRSGSAAPLSSLVNRLDPILRGVANLGSWQVISPVEAVGYVVVVDELLSVQNKTYDVPTILVAKSVSGEEEIPDGAVAVLTPDMPDVLSHVSVRARNSKICFATCFDPDILDDLREKEGKLLNLKPTSADVTYSVSEVKDGNLTRSNNSEEVGPVPTIQLVKKQFSGRYAISSEEFTSEMVGAKSRNIAYLKGKVPSSVGIPTSVALPFGVFEKVLSDESNQGVSEKLQILNKELGEGESDVLEEIRKTVLDLSAPPQLVQELKNEMQSSDMPWPGDEGEQRWEQAWMAIKKVWASKWNERAYFSTKKVKLDHDFLCMAVLVQEVINADYAFVIHTTNPSSGDSSEIYAEVVMGLGETLVGAYPGRALSFISKKDNLDSPKVLGYPSKPIGLFIRRSIIFRSDSNGEDLEGYAGAGLYDSVPMDEEDKIILDYSSDPLIIDVNFQKSILSSIARAGDSIEKLYGTPQDIEGVVRDGKIYVVQTRPQM; encoded by the exons ATGAGTAATTCGGTAGGACATGGTTTGCTTAAGCCAGCCGTGTTGGAGCATAAAGTTAAATCAAGTTGTAAGGGAAATGGTggaaaaaatttgttaaaaggTCAAGCAAATTCACAGATACGAAAATTGACTAGTGATTTTCGTGGTCAAAGACTGACGATGCGGGAATTGGCTTTACCCAGAAGACGTATAACTTCTGGTTTTCCTCAAGCTGTTTTGGCTACTGATGCAGCCTCTGAG CTGGTAAAGAGGTTCAAACTGGATGGAAATATTGAGATGCAG GTTGATGTTAAAGTTTCTTCTGTTGCACTAGTAGAGATTAAGATTACCAACAGTGGCGAAAATCTATGTTTACATTGGGGTGGTAAGCAAAATAGAAATGA GCAATGGTTACTTCCAAGCAATCGTCCTGAAGGGACTAAAGTATACGACAATCAGGCTCTTAGAACCCCATTTGTGAAA TCTGGTTCCGATTCCTCCTTGAAAGTAGAGATTGATGATCCTGCAATTGAAGCAATAGAGTTCCTAGTAGTAGATGAAAGACATAATAAATG GTATAAAGACAATGGGCAAAACTTTTATATCAAGTTGCCTTTGGTTGAGAAGACAGTTTCATATGTTAGAGTTCCAGAAGAGCTTGTACAAATACAAGCATATCTGAGATGGGAGAGGAACGGGAAACAAACGTATACACCTGAACAGGAAAAG AAAGAATTTGAAGAAGCGAGAAAGGAGGTGCAGAGGGAACTAGAAAAGGGTAATACTCTGAATGACATACAGAAGAAATTGACCAACGGAGAGGTACCAAAAAACGTTCAAAAGCAACAAGGGAAAAAAGTTTACTCAACTCCCGGAAGAATTAACCGAAAAAAGAGGGATATTATGCAACTTTTGAAGAAACCTACTCCAGTGACAGTAAAATCTATGGACATAAGACCAATGATTTTGTCCTCACTACAGATCTTCTCAAAGGACATAGAAGAACAAAGTGACACTTTAGTTTTGAACAAAAAGACGTATAGAATTGGTGATAAAGAGCTTTTG GTTCTTGTAACCAATGCTTCTGGTAACACCAGAGTCCATTTGGCAACAGAGCTGGAGGGACCACTCACTCTTCACTGGGCATTATCAGAGAGCGGTGGAGAGTGGCTG GTACCACCTACAAATTTGTTACCCTTAGGCTCCATTTCATTAGATAAGGCTGCAGAAACACTGTTTTCTGCCATCTCCGTTGATGGTGCTAGTAACAAG CAGATACAGACGTTTGAGTTAGAAATCATGGAGGGAACTTTTGTCGGCATGCCATTTGTTCTTCGTCATGGTGAAAATTGGATTAACAATAACGATTCAGATTTTTATGTTGAGTTAACCGAATCCAAGAAGCCAATGAAG GATGCGGGTGATGGGAAGGGTACTGCTAAAGTCTTATTAGACAAAATAGCATCCCTGGAAAGTGTGGCAGAACAGTCTTTTATGCACAG ATTTAATATTGCAGCAGATTTGGTGGAAGAAGCCCAGAATGCTGATGAGTTAGGACTTGCAGGAATGCTTGTGTGGATGCGGTTTATGGCCACAAGACAACTAATTTGGAATAAACACTACTGCGTAAAGCCACG TGAGATAAGCCAAGCCCAGGACCGACTCATAGACAAGCTTCAGAATGTTTATAGAAGTTATCCACAATATAGTGAACTTCTGCGTATGATCATGTCAAGTATTGGACGCGGAGGCGACGGGGATGTAGGGCAACGCATCCGCGATGAAATCTTGGTTATCCAG AGAAAAAATAATTGTAAGGGAGGAATGATGGAGGAATGGCATCAAAAGTTGCATAATAATACAAGCCCTGACGATGTCGTAATCTGTCAG GCACTGATTGATTATATCGAAAGTGACTTTGACATGAGTGTATACTGGAACACACTGAATACAAATGGAATAACAAAAGAACGACTTCTAAGTTATGATCGGGCCATTCACCACGAGCCAAACTTCTCGGGAGACCAAAAAGAGGGTCTTTTGCGTGATCTTGGGCACTACATGAGAACATTAAAG GCAGTTCATTCAGGCGCCGATCTTGAGTCTGCAATTTCGAACTGCATGGGCTATAGAACTGAG GGAAAAGGCTTCATGGTTGGGGTTAACATAAATCCTATTTCCGGCTTGCCATCTGGTTTTCCA GAATTGCTTCAATTTGTTCTAGAGCATGTCGAAGATAAGAATGTGGAACCCCTTCTTGAG GGACTGCTTGAGGCACGTGAGGAGCTTAAGCCAGCACTTTCTAGTTCAAATGACCGTCTTAAGGATCTACTTTTTGTGGACATTTCCCTGGATTCTACTGTAAGGACAGCCATTGAAAGAAGCTATGAGGAGTTGAAAGATGCTAAACCAGAT AAAATTATGTATTTAATCACTCTTCTTCTCGAAAACCTCATACTTTCATCAGACAACAATGAAGATCTCATCTATTGCTGGAAG GGATGGAATCGAGCACTAACCATGGTGAAGAATGGAGATAATGATTGGGCACTATTTGCAAAATCAGTCCTTGATAGAACTCGACTTGCCCTTGCTACCAAGGGAGAGTTGTACCATCAACTGTTGCAACCTTCTGCTGAGTATCTTGGAGCACTGCTTGATCTGGACCAGTCAGCG GTAAGCATTTTTACTGAGGAGATGATTCGTTCTGGATCAGCTGCTCCTTTATCATCATTGGTCAATAGACTTGATCCAATTCTCCGTGGTGTGGCTAATTTGGGGAG CTGGCAAGTCATCAGCCCAGTTGAAGCTGTTGGATATGTTGTGGTGGTTGATGAGTTACTTTCGGTTCAAAACAAAACTTATGACGTGCCAACTATTTTAGTGGCAAAGTCTGTGAGTGGGGAGGAGGAAATTCCTGATGGTGCAGTTGCGGTATTAACACCTGACATGCCAGACGTCCTATCTCATGTTTCTGTTCGTGCAAGAAACAGTAAG ATTTGCTTTGCAACTTGTTTTGATCCTGATATTCTGGATGATCTTCGAGAAAAAGAAGGGAAGTTGTTGAATCTAAAACCTACATCTGCTGATGTCACCTACAG TGTTAGTGAGGTGAAAGATGGAAATCTAACACGATCAAATAACTCTGAAGAAGTCGGTCCAGTACCAACAATTCAGTTGGTCAAAAAGCAGTTTAGTGGTAGATATGCCATATCATCTGAGGAGTTCACGAGCGAGATG GTTGGTGCTAAATCACGCAACATTGCATACCTTAAAGGGAAAGTCCCGTCTTCTGTTGGCATTCCAACCTCAGTTGCGCTGCCTTTTGGAGTTTTTGAGAAAGTTCTTTCTGATGAATCAAATCAG GGAGTGTCAGAAAAACTGCAGATTCTGAACAAAGAACTAGGGGAAGGAGAATCTGATGTCCTTGAAGAGATTCGAAAGACGGTTTTGGATCTTTCTGCACCACCCCAACTG GTACAAGAACTGAAAAACGAAATGCAAAGTTCTGACATGCCATGGCCAGGTGATGAAGGTGAACAGAGATGGGAACAAGCATGGATGGCTATTAAGAAG GTTTGGGCTTCAAAATGGAATGAGAGAGCATACTTCAGTACAAAAAAAGTGAAACTAGACCATGACTTTCTGTGCATGGCTGTCCTGGTCCAGGAAGTAATAAACGCTGATTATGCATTTGTTATTCACACCACCAATCCATCATCAGGAGATTCATCAGAGATTTATGCGGAG GTGGTAATGGGACTCGGAGAGACTTTGGTAGGAGCTTACCCTGGTCGTGCTTTGagtttcatttctaaaaaagaTAATCTTGACTCCCCCAAG GTTCTTGGTTATCCTAGCAAACCCATTGGTCTTTTTATAAGGAGATCAATTATCTTCCGATCCGACTCTAATGGAGAAGATCTAGAAGGCTATGCCGGTGCAGGACTTTATGATAG TGTGCCTATGGATGAAGAAGATAAGATAATTCTTGATTATTCATCTGACCCTTTGATCATTGATGTTAACTTCCAAAAATCAATCCTCTCGAGCATTGCCCGAGCTGGCGATtctattgaaaagttatatgGAACTCCTCAAGACATTGAAGGTGTAGTACGAGATGGAAAGATCTATGTTGTCCAAACTAGACCGCAGATGTGA